Proteins encoded together in one Thermococcus gammatolerans EJ3 window:
- the cutA gene encoding divalent-cation tolerance protein CutA, which produces MEAIFVYTTFPDWESAKRITRELLERKLIVCANLREHHSMYFWEGKIEEGTEIGAILKTDVSKWKELKNTLRELHPYEIPMIARIDLDKLNREYSEWMEKVLFG; this is translated from the coding sequence ATGGAGGCGATATTCGTCTACACGACGTTTCCTGACTGGGAGAGTGCCAAAAGAATCACCAGGGAGCTGCTTGAGAGAAAGTTGATCGTCTGCGCAAACCTCAGGGAACACCACTCCATGTACTTTTGGGAGGGGAAGATCGAGGAAGGCACTGAGATCGGGGCGATCCTTAAAACTGATGTGAGCAAGTGGAAGGAACTCAAAAACACGCTCAGGGAGCTCCACCCCTACGAGATCCCTATGATAGCGAGGATCGATCTCGATAAGCTCAACAGAGAGTACTCAGAATGGATGGAGAAGGTGCTCTTTGGATGA
- the priS gene encoding DNA primase catalytic subunit PriS has protein sequence MSLFREVTPEERKAYYQREWSAEMLPDFIVETLENREFGFDHTGEGPSDRKNEFSDVRDLEDYVKATAPYAMFSSVALYEKPSEMEGWLGAELVFDIDAKDLPLRRCMDLHPSGQVCPLCLEDAKELVLDTLTILKEDFGFEEIHVVYSGRGYHIRVLDDWVLDLDSKAREKILAYVSAAEEITFEDVQSRRIMLSAGYFRVFRLRFGYFLRRINLNHLLNVGIKRRQAEAILEERDEIYEGFVRKAMLTAFPQGIGYKTLMRLFSLSTTFSRAYFDGKVTIDLKRILRVPSSLHSKVGMVTTYIGDDERKLEKFNPFRDAVPEFRKEEVKEAYEEWESSL, from the coding sequence ATGAGCCTGTTTCGGGAGGTCACGCCAGAAGAAAGAAAGGCCTACTACCAGAGGGAATGGAGCGCGGAAATGCTGCCAGACTTCATAGTGGAAACACTCGAAAACAGGGAGTTCGGCTTTGACCACACCGGGGAAGGCCCGAGCGACAGGAAAAACGAGTTCAGCGACGTAAGGGATCTGGAAGACTACGTAAAGGCCACCGCTCCCTACGCCATGTTCTCAAGCGTTGCACTCTACGAGAAGCCCTCCGAGATGGAGGGATGGCTCGGAGCCGAGCTCGTCTTTGACATAGACGCAAAGGACCTGCCCCTTAGGAGGTGCATGGATCTGCACCCCAGCGGCCAGGTGTGTCCCCTCTGCCTTGAGGACGCCAAAGAACTCGTTCTCGACACTCTCACGATCCTGAAGGAGGACTTTGGATTCGAGGAGATCCACGTGGTTTACTCCGGGAGGGGTTACCACATAAGGGTGCTCGACGACTGGGTTCTCGATCTTGACTCCAAGGCCAGGGAAAAGATTCTGGCCTACGTCAGCGCGGCCGAGGAGATAACGTTTGAGGACGTCCAGTCCCGGAGGATAATGCTCTCCGCGGGCTACTTCCGGGTGTTCAGGCTTCGTTTCGGGTACTTTCTCAGGAGGATAAACCTCAACCACCTGCTCAACGTGGGGATCAAAAGAAGACAGGCGGAGGCCATTCTCGAGGAGAGGGATGAGATCTACGAGGGCTTTGTGAGGAAAGCCATGTTAACAGCATTTCCCCAGGGTATTGGATACAAAACGCTCATGAGGCTCTTCTCGTTGTCAACGACGTTCTCACGGGCATACTTTGACGGGAAGGTCACCATAGACCTCAAAAGAATCCTAAGGGTTCCCTCAAGTCTCCACTCCAAGGTGGGGATGGTGACGACCTACATCGGCGACGACGAGAGGAAGCTTGAGAAGTTCAACCCCTTCAGAGACGCTGTCCCCGAGTTCAGGAAGGAGGAAGTGAAGGAAGCGTACGAGGAGTGGGAGAGCTCACTATGA
- a CDS encoding DMT family transporter: MNRGKAQIALAMLIWGSVGIFGRLSGLSGLGVAFSRVSLGAVVLLPILGLRGKLGNALGELRKRPYHMLALGTALALNWVFLFTAFNHTTIANAVLVYYTAPVLATLISWRFLHERLDARKVLSLAIAFTGLLLIASSQRISLSDRDFIGIVFAFLGALFYALIPNLGRFLRGVDGESLTFLQLAIASAVLIPFVVLENVGSPVWWTIAVLVLVHTVLALYLYMDGLKKVEVKDAALLSYLDPLSAIVYAFLVFGEVPGVRTVIGGALILLASALDLARGS, encoded by the coding sequence ATGAACCGAGGAAAGGCACAGATAGCGCTTGCGATGCTTATATGGGGAAGCGTCGGAATATTCGGCAGGCTCTCGGGGCTTTCTGGCCTGGGCGTTGCCTTCTCCAGAGTTTCGCTTGGAGCGGTAGTTCTTCTTCCAATCCTCGGCCTCAGGGGAAAGCTCGGAAATGCCTTGGGGGAGCTGAGAAAGAGGCCGTATCATATGCTTGCGCTCGGGACGGCGCTGGCTCTGAACTGGGTCTTCCTGTTCACGGCCTTCAACCACACCACCATTGCAAACGCGGTCCTCGTTTACTACACCGCCCCGGTTCTGGCGACGCTGATTTCGTGGCGCTTTCTCCATGAAAGGCTCGACGCGAGAAAGGTTCTGAGCCTTGCCATAGCATTTACGGGACTGCTTCTCATAGCCTCGTCTCAGAGAATCAGCCTCTCTGACAGGGATTTCATAGGAATTGTGTTCGCGTTTCTGGGAGCGCTCTTCTACGCCCTGATTCCGAACCTCGGCAGGTTTCTGAGGGGCGTTGACGGGGAGAGCTTAACCTTTCTCCAGCTGGCAATAGCTTCTGCCGTTTTAATTCCTTTTGTGGTCCTTGAAAACGTTGGAAGCCCAGTCTGGTGGACAATAGCGGTTCTCGTCCTCGTGCATACTGTTTTAGCTCTCTACCTCTACATGGACGGGCTGAAGAAGGTGGAAGTTAAGGACGCCGCCCTGCTAAGCTACCTTGACCCGCTGAGCGCGATAGTTTACGCGTTCTTGGTCTTCGGAGAAGTGCCGGGAGTTAGGACCGTGATAGGTGGCGCCCTCATTCTGCTTGCGTCGGCGCTGGATTTGGCGAGGGGGTCGTAG
- the priL gene encoding DNA primase large subunit PriL gives MLDPFGRRARKIIEDFGGIEAFLERIPGYVDVEEVLERVTWENKPPENVLNAEEWKDLMTFYALLGALALSPYGFEMELVRDKNAEIYLTKLRKAETLEDISLRVKSVSDGEIPEKDRMILEKSRYRELGEEERKRLRIEYKMWLRHFIPLWEGSLKDVYIRNSWAYLRREEVLSLWTKAFEKNLERAVNVLYDVRDDLPEFYSILRERLAEIAREKFKERIEAIGSTGSQPLRPDLFPPCIKKALSGVSSGMRNYAITVLLTSFLSYARICPNPPRRNVRIKDCIGDLSIIEREILPLIIEAGNRCKPPLFEDQPNEIKNIWYHLGFGFTERPSLEDSGNSTWYFPPNCDKIRANAPALCKPDKYCRGIKNPLTYYLRRLYLERKEGGE, from the coding sequence ATGCTCGACCCCTTCGGGAGGAGGGCCCGTAAAATCATTGAGGACTTCGGTGGAATCGAGGCCTTCCTTGAGAGGATTCCAGGGTATGTGGACGTGGAGGAGGTTCTGGAGAGGGTTACGTGGGAGAATAAACCCCCCGAGAACGTTCTGAACGCCGAGGAGTGGAAGGACCTGATGACCTTTTACGCCCTTCTTGGAGCGCTTGCACTATCACCGTACGGTTTCGAGATGGAGCTCGTCAGGGACAAGAACGCCGAGATATATCTGACGAAACTTAGAAAGGCTGAAACTCTAGAGGACATCTCGCTACGAGTCAAGAGTGTCTCCGATGGAGAGATCCCGGAAAAAGACCGCATGATCCTTGAAAAGAGCAGGTACCGCGAGCTTGGAGAAGAAGAGCGGAAGAGACTGCGGATAGAGTACAAGATGTGGCTGAGGCACTTCATTCCCCTCTGGGAGGGGAGCCTGAAGGACGTCTACATAAGGAACAGCTGGGCCTATCTCCGCAGGGAGGAAGTCCTCAGCCTGTGGACAAAGGCCTTTGAGAAAAACTTGGAACGGGCCGTAAACGTTCTCTACGACGTCAGGGATGATCTCCCGGAGTTCTACTCAATCCTGAGGGAAAGGCTAGCCGAAATCGCAAGGGAGAAGTTCAAGGAGAGGATAGAAGCCATAGGTTCGACAGGCTCTCAGCCCCTTCGGCCTGATCTATTTCCGCCCTGTATTAAGAAGGCACTCTCCGGCGTCAGCAGCGGAATGAGGAACTACGCCATAACGGTTCTCCTCACGAGCTTTCTCAGCTACGCCCGTATATGCCCAAACCCCCCTCGGAGGAACGTCAGGATTAAGGACTGCATTGGGGATCTGAGCATCATCGAGCGGGAGATACTCCCCCTCATCATCGAGGCAGGAAACCGCTGTAAGCCACCCCTTTTTGAGGACCAGCCGAACGAGATCAAGAACATCTGGTACCACTTGGGATTCGGTTTTACGGAGAGACCGAGCCTCGAAGACAGCGGAAATTCAACGTGGTACTTTCCACCGAACTGCGACAAAATAAGGGCGAACGCACCCGCACTGTGCAAACCGGACAAGTACTGCAGGGGCATCAAGAATCCCCTGACGTACTACCTCAGGAGGCTGTACCTGGAACGCAAGGAGGGTGGTGAATGA
- a CDS encoding acylphosphatase, giving the protein MRKVRAHLRIYGRVQGVGFRWSMQREARKLGLAGWVRNLPDGSVEAVVEGDEERVEALIGWAHQGPPLARVTRVEVKWEEPEGLEGFKVIG; this is encoded by the coding sequence ATGAGGAAGGTTAGGGCGCACCTAAGAATATACGGACGCGTTCAGGGTGTGGGCTTCCGCTGGAGTATGCAGAGGGAGGCCAGAAAGCTCGGCTTAGCAGGATGGGTGAGGAACCTGCCCGACGGAAGCGTTGAGGCAGTCGTTGAAGGGGACGAGGAAAGGGTCGAGGCATTAATAGGATGGGCCCATCAAGGACCGCCACTGGCAAGGGTGACCCGCGTTGAGGTAAAGTGGGAAGAACCGGAAGGGCTCGAGGGTTTCAAGGTCATCGGGTAG
- a CDS encoding DMT family transporter, which yields MSRKHEIGAVLLWSTVASAFKLSLRYMSPIQLLFWAFLTSFLLYGVLHLRSFRFSRENLRSAYLGFALLLYYTVLFSAYDLLPAQEAQALNYTWPLALVLLSVPLLERKLAPDTLLGLFLGFLGALIVATRGRPLSLGFSNPVGDILGLGSALIWAIYWLLNVRDERKLEEKMFWNFTFALLYSVPLMLFAGFSLPSPKGLAGAVYVGLFEMGVTYLLWYRAVESDVAFASNLVYLVPFLSLLFISIVLGEMIETTTVLGLVLIVVGILLGQR from the coding sequence ATGTCCAGGAAACACGAGATTGGAGCCGTTCTCCTCTGGTCAACCGTTGCTTCGGCCTTCAAGCTTTCACTACGGTACATGAGTCCCATACAGCTTCTCTTCTGGGCTTTCCTGACGTCGTTCCTCCTCTATGGAGTCCTCCATCTCCGGAGCTTTAGGTTCTCCAGAGAAAACCTCCGCTCGGCTTACCTCGGTTTTGCTCTTCTCCTCTACTACACCGTTCTCTTCTCGGCTTACGACCTTCTGCCGGCTCAGGAGGCGCAGGCGCTCAACTACACGTGGCCTCTGGCACTCGTTCTTTTGTCTGTGCCCCTGTTGGAAAGAAAACTTGCCCCGGACACCTTATTGGGCCTTTTCCTTGGATTTCTAGGCGCCCTTATCGTCGCTACCAGGGGCAGACCTCTTTCCCTCGGCTTCTCAAATCCAGTTGGAGACATCCTCGGTCTTGGAAGCGCTTTAATCTGGGCCATATACTGGCTTCTGAACGTCAGGGACGAGAGGAAGCTTGAGGAGAAGATGTTCTGGAACTTCACCTTTGCCCTCCTTTACTCTGTCCCGCTGATGCTCTTTGCGGGCTTTTCTCTGCCTTCCCCGAAGGGTCTCGCCGGTGCGGTTTACGTTGGCCTCTTTGAAATGGGCGTTACTTACCTCCTCTGGTACAGGGCTGTTGAGAGCGACGTTGCCTTTGCCTCGAACCTTGTATACTTGGTTCCGTTCCTGAGTCTGCTTTTTATTTCCATAGTCTTGGGTGAGATGATAGAAACTACAACGGTTCTCGGTTTGGTTTTGATAGTGGTGGGAATCCTTCTCGGGCAGAGATGA
- the gcvT gene encoding glycine cleavage system aminomethyltransferase GcvT, whose protein sequence is MVKRVHIFDWHKEHAKKVEEFAGWEMPIWYSSIKEEHLAVRNGVGIFDVSHMGEFIFRGKDALEFLQYVTTNDISKPPAISGTYTLVLNERGAVKDETLVFNLGNDTYMMVCDSDAFEKLEAWFNAIKRGIEKFGSIDLEIENKTYDMAMFSVQGPKARDLAKDLFGIDINDLWWFQAKEVELDGIKMLLSRSGYTGENGWEVYFEDKNPYHPNPEKRGRPEKALHVWERILEEGEKYGIKPAGLGARDTLRLEAGYTLYGNETKELQLLSTDIDEVTPLQANLDFAIFWDKEFIGKEALLKQKERGLGRKMVHFKMVDRGIPREGYKVLANGEVIGEVTSGTLSPLLGIGIGIAFVKEEYAKPGLEIEVEIRGKPKRAVTVSPPFYDPKKYGAFREE, encoded by the coding sequence ATGGTTAAGAGGGTTCACATTTTCGACTGGCATAAGGAGCACGCCAAGAAAGTTGAAGAATTTGCGGGCTGGGAGATGCCCATCTGGTATTCAAGCATAAAGGAGGAGCATCTGGCGGTTAGAAACGGCGTTGGCATCTTCGACGTCTCTCACATGGGGGAGTTCATCTTTCGCGGTAAAGATGCTCTGGAGTTTCTCCAGTACGTCACTACCAATGACATAAGCAAACCCCCCGCGATAAGCGGAACCTACACGCTCGTTCTCAACGAAAGGGGAGCGGTTAAGGACGAAACCCTTGTCTTCAACCTCGGGAACGATACCTACATGATGGTCTGCGATAGCGATGCCTTCGAGAAACTCGAGGCCTGGTTCAACGCCATAAAGCGCGGAATCGAAAAGTTCGGAAGCATAGACCTTGAGATTGAGAATAAGACCTACGACATGGCTATGTTCTCAGTCCAGGGCCCGAAGGCAAGGGATCTCGCGAAGGATCTCTTCGGAATCGATATCAACGACCTCTGGTGGTTCCAGGCCAAAGAAGTCGAGCTCGACGGGATCAAGATGCTCCTTTCGAGGAGCGGCTACACCGGCGAGAACGGTTGGGAGGTCTACTTCGAAGATAAGAACCCCTACCACCCCAATCCTGAGAAGAGGGGTAGACCAGAGAAAGCCCTGCACGTCTGGGAGAGAATCCTTGAAGAGGGTGAGAAGTACGGCATAAAGCCTGCCGGACTAGGTGCTCGCGATACTCTCAGGCTTGAGGCTGGCTACACCCTCTACGGCAACGAGACGAAAGAGTTACAGCTCCTCAGCACCGACATCGACGAGGTTACCCCGCTCCAGGCCAACCTCGACTTCGCCATCTTCTGGGACAAGGAGTTCATCGGTAAGGAGGCACTCCTCAAGCAGAAGGAAAGGGGCTTGGGCAGGAAGATGGTACACTTCAAGATGGTTGATAGGGGAATCCCAAGGGAGGGCTACAAGGTTCTTGCCAACGGAGAGGTGATCGGTGAGGTCACGAGCGGAACACTCTCGCCTCTCCTCGGAATCGGTATCGGAATAGCTTTCGTCAAGGAGGAATACGCCAAGCCAGGCCTCGAAATCGAGGTGGAAATCAGGGGCAAGCCCAAGAGGGCCGTAACAGTTTCCCCGCCGTTCTACGACCCCAAGAAGTATGGTGCCTTCAGGGAGGAGTGA
- a CDS encoding endonuclease dU: MIRKVKPEIRVVGFDDGTFSFSSKVAHGRTILVGVVMKGAREVVGVLSRWITVDGTDATEKLIDAVVNSRFKDLRVIMLKGVTYGGFNIVDLDKLYLETGLPVLVVIRKKPDLRAMEAALRKHFPDWRERFEVLRRAPPLFELIPGKLYLQTVGLSPETAAEIVRTTTKTGLIPEPLRLAHMIASAVMTGESTKE; encoded by the coding sequence ATGATCCGGAAAGTCAAACCCGAGATACGCGTCGTTGGCTTCGATGACGGGACTTTCTCCTTTTCTTCAAAGGTTGCCCACGGGAGGACGATCCTCGTAGGAGTCGTGATGAAGGGGGCTAGGGAAGTCGTCGGGGTTCTGAGCAGGTGGATAACGGTCGATGGAACAGACGCCACCGAGAAGCTGATCGACGCCGTTGTGAACTCCCGCTTCAAGGATCTGAGGGTGATTATGCTCAAGGGGGTCACCTACGGGGGTTTCAACATCGTTGACCTCGATAAACTCTACCTCGAGACGGGCCTTCCCGTACTCGTCGTCATCAGGAAGAAACCCGATCTGAGGGCCATGGAGGCAGCTCTCAGAAAGCATTTCCCGGACTGGAGGGAGAGATTTGAAGTCCTCAGGAGGGCACCCCCGCTCTTCGAGCTCATCCCCGGAAAGCTCTACCTTCAGACCGTTGGGCTCTCCCCCGAAACTGCGGCCGAGATCGTGAGAACGACGACGAAGACCGGTTTGATACCGGAACCTCTGAGGCTGGCCCATATGATAGCCTCGGCCGTTATGACGGGTGAAAGCACGAAGGAGTAG
- a CDS encoding universal stress protein, with the protein MFERILYPTDFSEVSLKALRECLPEIVRPGVKELHLLHVLDITTLDVEAFSLQEVYEEKLEKLKGDIKGMFPETEIVTYVSIGIPSLEIAEYASGKGIDLIVTPTTGENIWRRMFLGSTASNLARATKKPVLLLKYEKKEEEILPTFPSCSGIFSRPLVALDFSKCSIRIVKTVKKFEELIESGILLHSVDYGGIDELEHNIEIARKNLEKTAKGIKAEFELEVMVGTASQAIIGTALAKKATIIVIGKKGRSFLKDLILGSTAERVMRDSKIPVLLVPCD; encoded by the coding sequence ATGTTCGAGAGAATTCTCTACCCAACGGACTTTTCGGAGGTTTCTCTCAAGGCCCTCAGAGAGTGCCTGCCTGAGATAGTGAGACCCGGGGTTAAAGAGCTTCATCTGCTCCATGTTCTCGATATCACCACCCTTGACGTCGAGGCATTCTCATTGCAGGAGGTTTACGAAGAAAAGCTTGAGAAGCTGAAGGGGGATATCAAGGGCATGTTTCCGGAAACGGAGATAGTGACGTACGTCTCGATCGGAATCCCGTCACTTGAGATAGCAGAGTACGCCAGCGGCAAGGGAATAGATCTCATAGTGACTCCCACCACCGGGGAGAACATCTGGAGGAGAATGTTCCTGGGAAGCACTGCCTCAAACCTCGCCAGAGCCACGAAGAAGCCGGTTCTACTCCTGAAATATGAGAAAAAAGAGGAAGAGATTCTGCCAACTTTTCCATCGTGCTCGGGGATCTTCAGCAGGCCCCTCGTTGCCCTGGATTTCTCAAAATGTTCAATCAGGATCGTGAAGACGGTGAAGAAGTTCGAAGAGCTGATAGAGTCGGGAATACTTCTCCACTCTGTGGACTACGGGGGCATAGACGAACTCGAGCACAACATCGAGATAGCCAGAAAGAACCTTGAGAAGACTGCAAAGGGAATTAAAGCCGAATTCGAGCTTGAAGTGATGGTGGGGACCGCGAGTCAGGCCATAATAGGAACCGCCCTGGCCAAGAAAGCAACCATTATCGTAATAGGCAAGAAGGGCAGGAGCTTCCTCAAGGATTTGATCCTCGGTAGCACAGCGGAGAGGGTCATGCGGGACTCAAAGATCCCTGTCCTTCTCGTTCCATGTGATTGA